One genomic region from uncultured Subdoligranulum sp. encodes:
- a CDS encoding acyltransferase, with protein sequence MTSFYTLEELQALGFASLGKNVLLSRKCSVYGAQNISIGDDTRIDDFCILSGKIIIGSHVHIAAYVGLFGGHSGIVLEDFVGVSSRGVIYAESDDYSGAVLTNPTVPDEFKHIVGGQVRLERHAILGSGCTVMPGVTVGEGTAVGSMSFVNRSLEPWSMYVGIPCRKIKDRRRDLLAMEQQLRREKTV encoded by the coding sequence ATGACTAGTTTTTATACGTTGGAGGAGCTTCAGGCGCTGGGATTTGCATCCTTGGGCAAGAATGTTCTGCTGAGCCGAAAATGCAGTGTGTACGGGGCACAAAACATCTCCATCGGGGATGATACCCGCATAGATGATTTTTGTATTCTGAGTGGTAAGATTATAATTGGCAGCCATGTGCACATTGCCGCGTATGTAGGACTTTTCGGTGGTCACAGCGGCATTGTGCTGGAAGATTTTGTGGGAGTATCCTCTCGTGGGGTAATATATGCCGAAAGTGATGACTATTCAGGCGCTGTGCTAACCAACCCCACAGTGCCGGACGAATTCAAGCATATCGTCGGTGGACAGGTGAGGTTGGAACGACATGCCATCCTAGGTTCCGGCTGTACTGTGATGCCTGGCGTGACGGTGGGCGAAGGCACCGCCGTGGGAAGCATGTCCTTCGTGAACCGATCGTTGGAGCCGTGGTCCATGTATGTTGGCATTCCCTGCCGGAAAATTAAGGACCGCCGCCGTGATCTGCTTGCGATGGAGCAGCAGCTGCGGCGGGAAAAAACGGTATAA